A window of Devosia chinhatensis genomic DNA:
TGACGCCAAGGTCAACGCGCCCTTTGCCAATCTCTGCAAGGAAATGTGGTCCTCGGCGTCTGCCGTTCTCGGCCCCGGTACGGACCATACGGCGCTGGCACGTTTCTCCGAACTGCTTGCGGGCAGCCAGATCCCGGAGCGTCAGTCATGAGCGGCCGCTATTCCGAAGCGTTGGCGGCTCACATCGTCGCTAGCCAGCCAGGCGACCTGAATGACGCCGATCGACACGAGGCCAAGCGCGCCCTCATCAACATCGTCGGTTGCGCCCTCGGCGGCGCGGATCATCCCGCCGTCGATATCGCGATCCGCGCCCTTGGTTCCTTCGCGGGCGCAGCCGATTGTGCCGTGATCGGCCGAAAGGAGAGGGTCGATCCTCTCCTCGCCAGCCTCCTCAACGGCATCAGCTCGCATGTCCATGATTTCGACGACACGACGCCGAGCAATTATATCCACCCCACTTCGCCCGTGGCATCGGCGCTCTTTGCCTATGCCAGCGTCAATGCGGTGAGCGGCGTCGATTTTCTCAATGCCTATGTTCTGGGCTACGAGACGGTGACCCGCATCGGCAATGCGACATACCCCGCCCATTACCAGCGGGGCTGGCACAGTACCGGATCGATCGGCGTGTTCGGCGCCGCAGTGGCGGTGGGCAAGCTCATGGGACTGGACAAGGCCCGGATGCTGACGGCGATCGGCCTTGCGGCAACGCAGGGGGCGGGTATTCGCGACAATTTCGGCGCGATGGCCAAGTCGTTTCATCCGGGGCGCTCAGCCCAGAGCGGCTATATGGCCGCTCTGCTCGCAGCAGAGGGCTTCACCGCAGGGCCACGGCCCCTGGAAGGGCCGCGCGGCTTTGCCGAGGTCACGGCGGGCGAATACGATCTCGATATCGTCACGGCCGACCTGGGCCGCGATCACCTGCTGGGGCTCAACACCTATAAGCCATTTCCCTGCGGAATTGTGGTGCATCCCACGATCGATGCCTGCCTGCAATTGCGTGCCGAGCACGACTTTGCGCCCGAAGACGTGGTAGCGGTGCAATTGCGTGTCGCACCCCTCGTCCTCGATCTTTGCAATCAGCGCGAGATCACGCGGGGCCTCGAGGGAAAGTTTTCCATATATCACGCAGCGGCCCTGGCACTGGTGCGCAATCGGGCCAGCCTGGCCGAGTTCAGTGACGCGGCGGTGACAGACCCGGCCCTTGCAGCCATGCGGTCGCGCGTTACGCCGGTGGCCGACGGATCGGTCAGCGAAGACGGCGTCGAAATCGAACTGGTCTTGTCCGATGGCCGCCGGCTGCACAAGTCGCTGGAATTTTCGGTCGGCAATATTCGCAAACCCCTCTCCGACCAACAACTGGAAAGCAAATTCCGGGACCAGGTGAGGGTGATCGGGGAGCAGCAGGTGACGGGGGTGATCGAACGCCTCTGGGCCATCGATACGCTGGAGAACGTGCAGGGCCTGGTGGAAGCCACTCTGCCTTAAGGATCAACAAGGGAGGACTAAATGAAGAGGTTTCTGATCGCCTGCGCCTTTGCCG
This region includes:
- a CDS encoding MmgE/PrpD family protein encodes the protein MSGRYSEALAAHIVASQPGDLNDADRHEAKRALINIVGCALGGADHPAVDIAIRALGSFAGAADCAVIGRKERVDPLLASLLNGISSHVHDFDDTTPSNYIHPTSPVASALFAYASVNAVSGVDFLNAYVLGYETVTRIGNATYPAHYQRGWHSTGSIGVFGAAVAVGKLMGLDKARMLTAIGLAATQGAGIRDNFGAMAKSFHPGRSAQSGYMAALLAAEGFTAGPRPLEGPRGFAEVTAGEYDLDIVTADLGRDHLLGLNTYKPFPCGIVVHPTIDACLQLRAEHDFAPEDVVAVQLRVAPLVLDLCNQREITRGLEGKFSIYHAAALALVRNRASLAEFSDAAVTDPALAAMRSRVTPVADGSVSEDGVEIELVLSDGRRLHKSLEFSVGNIRKPLSDQQLESKFRDQVRVIGEQQVTGVIERLWAIDTLENVQGLVEATLP